One segment of Nostoc piscinale CENA21 DNA contains the following:
- a CDS encoding S8 family serine peptidase — translation MISERKNLNIISSLINKSHHPLSLSLVTNHISIAQTSPLTTSSTSSNATTLNNQTNQVFTPPDLIVQNAVAPSSVAAGSTININYQIKNQGSENAFSSYTLFYLSHDATVSDDDVYLGSDYVDSIAAGTYSSESVALKIENNITAGSYYLLYQANGNGDALESNVNNNTFAQTINVTQMKTDLIIQNAVAPSSISVGKSFKVSYRVKNQGIGKAFPSSTAFYLSRDKTVSDDDLYLGSDEIASLNAGAYSSRTATFSIEKNVTAGSYYLLYKADANNNVVETNENNNIVAKAIALKNSFSSINGYGLINAAAAVAQALGQTTFADVPDLGGRNWGADLIKAPEVWAKGYTGAGIIVAVVDSGVDRNHQDLSSNIWKNTKEIAGNGKDDDGNGYIDDVYGWNFVSKNNNTLDKNGHGTHVAGTIAGVNNSFGVTGIAYDAKIMPVKVLSDNGSGSDSAIANGIRYAVDNGAHVINVSIGNDQPNTDIPLAVEYASSKGAIVVMAAGNASGSTPYYPASYAQNWGLAVGAVDQYGNIADFSNRAGSELLSYVTAPGVGVSSTLPGNKYASWNGTSMATPHVAGVVALMLSANKNLTDAQIRKIITATASNSLTA, via the coding sequence ATGATTTCTGAACGAAAAAATCTCAATATTATTTCCAGCTTAATTAATAAATCTCATCATCCATTGAGCTTGAGTTTGGTAACAAATCATATATCAATAGCACAAACATCCCCTCTCACAACTAGTAGTACTAGCTCTAATGCAACTACGTTAAATAATCAAACGAACCAAGTTTTTACTCCACCAGACTTGATAGTACAAAATGCAGTGGCTCCAAGTTCGGTAGCTGCTGGTAGTACGATCAATATTAACTATCAGATCAAAAATCAAGGCTCAGAGAATGCTTTTTCTAGCTACACTTTGTTTTATTTATCTCACGATGCAACTGTGAGTGATGATGATGTGTACTTAGGCTCGGACTATGTTGATAGTATTGCCGCAGGTACTTATAGTTCAGAATCAGTCGCACTTAAAATTGAAAATAATATTACTGCTGGTAGTTATTATTTACTTTATCAAGCTAATGGTAATGGCGATGCTCTTGAAAGCAATGTAAATAATAATACTTTTGCTCAGACTATCAATGTGACTCAGATGAAGACAGATTTAATCATTCAAAATGCTGTCGCTCCCAGTTCTATATCTGTGGGAAAGAGCTTTAAAGTTAGTTATCGTGTCAAGAATCAAGGTATTGGCAAAGCTTTTCCTAGCTCTACAGCCTTTTATCTATCTAGAGATAAAACAGTCAGTGATGATGATTTGTATTTAGGCTCTGATGAAATTGCTAGTCTAAATGCAGGTGCTTATAGTTCCAGAACAGCCACTTTTAGCATTGAGAAGAATGTCACCGCAGGTAGTTATTATCTGTTGTACAAAGCAGATGCTAACAACAATGTGGTAGAAACCAATGAAAACAATAATATTGTTGCTAAAGCGATCGCACTCAAGAATAGTTTTAGTTCAATCAATGGTTATGGCTTGATTAATGCCGCCGCAGCCGTGGCTCAAGCTTTAGGTCAGACAACCTTTGCAGATGTACCTGATTTGGGAGGGCGCAATTGGGGCGCAGACCTGATCAAAGCGCCAGAAGTTTGGGCTAAAGGATATACCGGCGCAGGAATTATTGTTGCAGTTGTAGATAGTGGCGTTGACCGCAACCATCAAGACTTAAGTTCTAACATCTGGAAAAACACCAAAGAAATTGCAGGTAACGGTAAGGATGATGATGGCAATGGCTATATTGATGATGTTTATGGTTGGAACTTTGTTAGTAAGAACAACAACACCCTAGACAAGAATGGTCATGGTACTCATGTTGCAGGTACAATCGCTGGCGTAAACAATAGCTTTGGTGTGACTGGTATTGCTTATGATGCCAAAATTATGCCAGTGAAAGTTTTGAGCGATAATGGTTCCGGCTCTGATAGTGCGATCGCCAATGGTATTCGTTATGCGGTGGACAATGGCGCTCATGTAATTAACGTCAGTATCGGGAATGATCAGCCAAACACCGACATACCATTAGCCGTTGAATATGCCAGCAGTAAAGGTGCGATCGTCGTTATGGCGGCGGGAAATGCCAGTGGTTCCACACCATACTACCCTGCCAGCTATGCCCAAAATTGGGGATTGGCGGTGGGAGCAGTTGATCAATATGGGAATATAGCAGACTTTTCTAATCGCGCCGGTTCTGAACTACTGAGCTATGTAACAGCCCCTGGTGTTGGAGTTTCTTCCACACTTCCTGGTAATAAGTATGCTTCGTGGAACGGAACATCTATGGCAACGCCTCATGTTGCTGGGGTAGTGGCTTTGATGCTCAGTGCAAATAAAAATCTCACTGATGCCCAAATACGTAAGATCATCACAGCTACAGCCAGCAATAGTTTGACAGCATAA
- a CDS encoding DUF642 domain-containing protein, translating to MKSAKNIGLLVVGMTSAIAITGAYIPQAQAVRVNLVQNGDFEADPLVNPDYDPTLPNPFITGWNNNSLIGVDIFANRLSNYPNPATNGIRSVELGYTPPGTLAYLSQNLATKKNNEYQLSFYLASVEEAPRLDNIFQVFVGGQKQLELTNLTLNPDSLLNFQKYTLNFVATSRVTELKFASHTGYDWLNLDDVSVYRVEDDNSQGSGNQSVPEPTTVGGIVIAGLLGSWLKRKKAASC from the coding sequence ATGAAATCAGCGAAAAATATAGGACTGCTTGTTGTTGGTATGACTAGCGCCATTGCTATTACTGGTGCTTATATTCCCCAGGCGCAAGCAGTAAGAGTAAATCTAGTGCAGAATGGCGATTTTGAAGCAGATCCACTGGTAAATCCTGATTATGACCCCACTCTACCTAATCCTTTTATTACTGGCTGGAATAATAACAGTCTGATTGGTGTTGATATCTTTGCGAATCGTTTGTCAAATTATCCCAACCCAGCAACCAATGGTATCCGTAGTGTCGAACTTGGCTACACTCCGCCTGGAACATTGGCGTACCTTTCCCAAAATCTAGCTACAAAAAAGAATAACGAGTATCAACTCAGCTTTTATCTAGCCTCTGTAGAAGAAGCACCCCGTCTTGATAACATATTTCAAGTATTTGTCGGTGGACAAAAGCAGTTAGAACTAACAAACCTCACCTTAAATCCTGATTCTCTACTGAATTTCCAAAAATACACCCTTAACTTTGTCGCTACATCAAGAGTTACAGAGTTAAAGTTTGCTAGTCACACTGGATATGACTGGTTAAACCTAGATGATGTCAGTGTCTACCGTGTAGAAGATGATAATTCACAGGGTTCTGGAAACCAATCTGTACCTGAACCAACAACTGTTGGTGGTATTGTCATTGCTGGATTGTTAGGTAGTTGGTTGAAGCGTAAGAAAGCTGCGAGTTGTTAA
- the modA gene encoding molybdate ABC transporter substrate-binding protein: MFLTRRRGLITWITAAITSLVLVIGLPLLNQTTEKAQAAVTLRVFAAVSLSEVLPEIENDFIAANPSLGATFVNTFDSSGALLNQINLPANQSAGIPDIFISAATTQMNSLQTAGQLASGWPVTVATNRLVLIRPNTPTSPAPSPTIAGIDRLTNSTTSSPPRTGIRGIAIGDPATVPAGAYAQQALQSTLSGCGAGSYNTLLNSTTANKLVFASNVRNVLTAVQNKTLSGNTIDAGLVYTTDQRISNSTTFITTVAQNCHSSIVYPAAVLNRTTNLTAATSFANFLSSSTARGRLTARGFGTP, from the coding sequence ATGTTTCTAACTCGAAGAAGAGGTTTGATCACCTGGATAACTGCGGCGATTACCAGCTTGGTTTTAGTAATAGGCTTACCGCTGCTAAATCAGACAACCGAAAAGGCACAGGCGGCAGTTACCTTACGAGTTTTTGCCGCAGTTAGCTTATCAGAAGTATTGCCAGAAATTGAAAATGACTTCATTGCTGCTAACCCCAGCTTGGGAGCTACTTTTGTCAACACTTTTGATTCGTCTGGTGCGTTGCTCAATCAAATCAACTTGCCAGCAAATCAGTCAGCAGGTATCCCAGATATTTTTATCTCGGCGGCGACAACGCAAATGAATAGCCTGCAAACAGCAGGACAATTAGCTTCTGGTTGGCCTGTGACTGTTGCAACTAACCGTCTAGTCTTAATTAGACCAAATACACCAACTTCTCCAGCTCCCAGTCCGACGATCGCAGGTATTGACAGACTGACAAACAGCACCACCAGCAGTCCTCCCAGAACTGGCATCAGAGGGATTGCTATCGGTGATCCCGCAACCGTCCCCGCCGGAGCCTATGCTCAACAAGCTCTCCAAAGCACCCTCAGTGGTTGTGGTGCAGGTAGCTACAACACTCTCCTAAATAGTACGACTGCCAACAAGTTAGTATTTGCTAGTAATGTCCGTAACGTCTTGACGGCAGTGCAGAATAAAACACTGAGTGGCAACACTATTGATGCAGGTCTAGTTTACACAACTGACCAAAGAATTTCTAATAGTACTACCTTCATCACAACTGTGGCACAAAACTGCCACAGTTCGATTGTCTATCCGGCGGCTGTACTCAACAGAACTACTAATCTTACGGCTGCAACTAGTTTTGCCAACTTCTTATCAAGTTCTACAGCCAGAGGTAGGTTGACTGCTCGTGGATTTGGTACTCCCTAA
- the ilvD gene encoding dihydroxy-acid dehydratase, producing MSDNLRSRVVTQGVQRSPNRAMLRAVGFEDADFNKAIVGIANGYSTITPCNMGINKLAQRAEAGIKSAGAMPQIFGTITISDGISMGTEGMKYSLVSREVIADSIETACTGQSMDGVLAIGGCDKNMPGAMLAIARMNIPAIFVYGGTIKPGHYNGRDLTVVSSFEAVGQYSAGKIDEAELTAVEQNACPGAGSCGGMYTANTMSSAFEAMGMSLPYSSTMAAEDAEKADSTEKSAFVLVEAIRKQLLPRQIITRKSIENAISVIMAVGGSTNAVLHFLAIARAAGVELTIDDFETIRGRVPVLCDLKPSGRYVATDLHKAGGIPQVMKMLLVHDLLHGDCITITGQTIAEILADVPNEPSPDQDVIRPWDKPMYAQGHLAVLKGNLATEGAVAKITGVKKPIITGPARVFESEESCLDAILAGKIKAGDVIVIRYEGPKGGPGMREMLAPTSAIIGAGLGDSVGLITDGRFSGGTYGMVVGHVAPEAAVGGAIALVEEGDSITIDAPSRLLQLNISDEELARRRANWQPRPPRYTKGVLAKYAKLVSSSSLGAVTDLGLFDS from the coding sequence ATGTCGGATAATTTGAGAAGCCGGGTTGTAACACAGGGTGTACAGCGATCGCCAAATCGAGCGATGCTCCGGGCTGTTGGTTTTGAAGATGCCGATTTTAACAAGGCAATTGTCGGTATTGCCAATGGTTACAGCACTATTACCCCTTGTAATATGGGGATAAATAAATTGGCACAAAGGGCAGAAGCTGGTATTAAAAGTGCTGGAGCTATGCCGCAAATTTTCGGAACAATTACCATCAGTGATGGTATTTCGATGGGAACGGAAGGGATGAAATATTCCCTAGTATCAAGAGAAGTGATTGCCGATTCCATTGAAACTGCTTGTACTGGACAAAGCATGGATGGCGTATTGGCAATTGGTGGTTGTGATAAAAATATGCCAGGGGCAATGCTGGCGATCGCGCGGATGAATATTCCAGCGATTTTTGTCTACGGTGGTACAATCAAACCCGGACACTACAATGGTCGTGATTTAACTGTAGTCAGTTCCTTTGAAGCAGTCGGACAATACAGTGCAGGCAAAATTGACGAAGCTGAATTAACAGCAGTTGAACAAAATGCTTGTCCGGGTGCGGGTTCCTGTGGCGGGATGTACACAGCTAACACCATGTCTTCGGCATTTGAAGCAATGGGGATGAGTTTGCCTTATTCTTCCACAATGGCAGCCGAAGATGCCGAAAAAGCCGACAGTACGGAAAAATCTGCCTTTGTGTTAGTCGAAGCAATTCGCAAGCAATTATTACCGCGCCAGATTATCACCCGCAAATCTATAGAAAATGCTATTTCGGTAATTATGGCAGTGGGCGGTTCTACAAATGCAGTATTGCATTTTTTGGCGATCGCTCGTGCGGCTGGTGTGGAATTGACCATCGATGACTTTGAAACTATCCGTGGTCGCGTGCCTGTACTGTGCGATTTAAAACCCAGTGGTAGATACGTCGCTACAGATTTACACAAAGCTGGTGGTATTCCTCAAGTCATGAAAATGCTGCTGGTACATGATTTGCTACATGGTGACTGTATTACCATCACTGGTCAAACCATCGCCGAAATTCTTGCCGATGTGCCGAATGAACCCAGCCCAGACCAGGATGTGATTCGTCCTTGGGATAAGCCGATGTATGCTCAAGGTCACTTGGCAGTTCTCAAAGGTAATTTGGCTACAGAAGGTGCTGTGGCGAAAATTACCGGGGTGAAAAAACCCATCATCACTGGCCCCGCCAGAGTATTTGAATCGGAAGAATCTTGTTTAGATGCGATTCTGGCAGGCAAAATCAAAGCTGGTGACGTGATTGTGATTCGTTACGAAGGCCCCAAAGGTGGCCCAGGAATGCGGGAAATGTTGGCTCCCACCTCGGCAATTATCGGTGCTGGTTTGGGTGATTCTGTGGGATTAATTACCGATGGACGTTTCTCTGGCGGTACTTATGGGATGGTAGTTGGTCACGTTGCACCAGAAGCAGCTGTTGGAGGAGCGATCGCTTTAGTCGAAGAAGGTGATAGCATCACCATTGATGCACCATCGCGGCTCTTACAGTTGAATATTTCGGATGAAGAATTAGCCCGCCGCCGTGCTAATTGGCAACCCCGCCCACCCCGCTACACTAAAGGCGTACTGGCGAAATATGCCAAGTTGGTATCTTCCAGCAGCCTTGGTGCAGTCACAGATTTAGGTTTGTTTGATAGTTAA
- a CDS encoding tRNA dihydrouridine synthase — MFQVSLPQSLHSDLPLTALAPMQDVTNLKFMKVIAHYGNPDYFFTEYFRVNETSRLNPKILASITENDTGRPVFAQMIGESIPDLVRTAKELCTYNIAGVDLNMGCPAPRIYRKQAGGGLLLVPEKVDRILAELRQAVNDRPLSVKMRLGFENSDTFFQILDIINRHSIDLLSLHGRTVKDRYQGRVNYALIAQAVRHVNCPVLANGNIYSAAQAMSVLEQTGAVGVMVGRWAIGNPWIFHQIRQALRSEPITPPPLTEVRHYIDRLYQTPEAPNIPERARVGYLKLFLNYIALSVDSQGNFLRLMRQAQTEVELFQICDRFLLADPAQTLALAPLITRDLT; from the coding sequence ATGTTCCAGGTATCGCTTCCCCAATCTCTCCACTCAGATTTACCTCTCACTGCCCTTGCACCTATGCAAGATGTGACAAATCTCAAGTTTATGAAGGTCATTGCTCATTACGGCAACCCTGACTACTTTTTCACTGAATATTTTCGCGTCAATGAAACATCACGGCTTAATCCCAAGATTCTGGCATCTATCACAGAAAACGATACTGGTCGCCCTGTTTTTGCTCAAATGATTGGTGAAAGCATTCCTGATTTAGTCCGAACAGCGAAGGAACTCTGCACTTATAATATCGCTGGAGTTGACTTAAACATGGGTTGTCCCGCACCGAGAATCTACCGTAAACAAGCTGGAGGTGGATTACTACTTGTGCCAGAAAAAGTAGATCGCATTTTGGCTGAACTCAGACAAGCAGTTAATGACCGACCCTTGAGTGTCAAAATGCGCTTGGGCTTTGAAAATAGCGATACTTTTTTCCAAATTCTCGATATCATCAATCGCCACAGCATTGATTTGTTGAGTTTACATGGTCGCACAGTAAAAGACAGATACCAAGGCAGAGTGAATTACGCTTTGATTGCCCAAGCGGTCAGACACGTCAATTGTCCCGTCCTGGCTAACGGAAACATCTACTCGGCGGCACAAGCAATGTCGGTGCTTGAGCAAACAGGTGCGGTTGGTGTGATGGTAGGCCGTTGGGCAATTGGTAATCCCTGGATTTTTCATCAAATTCGCCAAGCATTGCGCTCTGAGCCAATTACGCCCCCTCCTTTAACAGAAGTACGCCACTACATTGACCGTTTGTACCAAACCCCAGAAGCACCCAATATCCCAGAACGAGCGCGTGTCGGCTACCTCAAACTATTTCTCAACTACATTGCTCTCAGTGTTGACAGCCAAGGTAATTTCCTGCGGCTAATGCGACAAGCGCAGACCGAAGTTGAACTTTTTCAGATATGCGATCGCTTTCTGTTGGCTGATCCTGCACAGACTTTAGCCTTAGCTCCTTTAATAACCAGAGACTTAACGTGA
- a CDS encoding SDR family oxidoreductase produces MIFANKTIVLTGASAGIGRTLAISLAQQGANLVLAARNQEGLEQTLSACTNYPAEVIAVPTDVTQPEACQQLMEKAIATFGKIDILINNAGIGMLTCFDEVTDLSIFERVMQVNYLGAVYCTHYALPYLKASRGLLVAISSICGKTGVPTRTGYVASKHAMQGFFDTLRMELHQTGVDVVVISPGFVATDIRQRALGADGKPLGKSPRDESQGNMSVEECVRQIIWAIERRKREHIMTFKGKIIPWARLIAPGLVDRITAATIRKTTATQK; encoded by the coding sequence GTGATATTTGCTAACAAAACCATTGTTCTCACGGGTGCATCGGCTGGAATTGGCAGAACGCTGGCAATTTCGTTAGCCCAACAGGGTGCAAATTTAGTTTTGGCTGCTCGCAATCAAGAAGGATTAGAACAAACACTGAGTGCTTGTACAAATTATCCTGCGGAGGTGATTGCAGTACCAACAGATGTCACTCAACCAGAAGCTTGTCAGCAGTTGATGGAAAAAGCGATCGCCACGTTTGGAAAGATTGATATCTTAATCAACAATGCCGGAATTGGAATGCTGACTTGCTTTGATGAAGTGACTGATCTTTCGATTTTTGAACGGGTAATGCAGGTTAACTATCTGGGTGCGGTCTACTGTACTCATTATGCCCTGCCCTACCTGAAAGCTAGTCGAGGACTATTGGTGGCAATTTCTTCAATTTGCGGCAAAACAGGTGTACCCACTCGTACAGGTTACGTTGCAAGTAAACATGCTATGCAAGGCTTCTTTGATACATTGCGGATGGAATTGCACCAAACAGGAGTAGATGTAGTGGTTATTTCGCCAGGTTTTGTCGCCACAGATATTCGCCAACGAGCCTTGGGCGCAGATGGAAAACCATTAGGTAAAAGTCCGCGTGATGAAAGCCAAGGCAATATGTCGGTGGAAGAGTGTGTGCGTCAAATTATCTGGGCGATAGAGCGCCGTAAACGGGAACATATCATGACTTTTAAAGGTAAGATAATACCTTGGGCAAGGCTAATTGCGCCAGGATTGGTTGATCGTATTACTGCTGCTACCATTCGCAAAACAACTGCCACTCAAAAGTAA
- a CDS encoding sensor histidine kinase, which translates to MIRFQKIGSIFKANIDERLLYSILSNLLLNALKYSNNETAIYLILKSEAALITFQVIDQGIGIPLAEQHKIYEPFYRCQNVENIAGTGLGLAVVKKCVELHQGEIIVESKVGTGTTFTIMIPQENT; encoded by the coding sequence ATGATCCGATTTCAAAAAATTGGTTCTATTTTTAAAGCTAATATTGATGAAAGGCTTTTGTATTCTATTCTTAGCAATTTATTATTAAATGCTCTCAAATATTCAAATAACGAAACTGCAATTTATTTAATACTAAAATCCGAAGCGGCTCTGATAACTTTTCAAGTTATTGATCAAGGAATTGGTATTCCATTAGCAGAGCAACATAAAATATATGAGCCTTTTTACCGATGCCAAAATGTGGAAAATATTGCTGGAACAGGGTTAGGGTTAGCAGTTGTCAAAAAATGTGTAGAGCTACATCAAGGAGAAATTATCGTAGAAAGTAAAGTAGGTACAGGTACGACATTTACGATCATGATTCCTCAAGAAAACACATAA
- a CDS encoding CHASE3 domain-containing protein, whose product MTQQLIKRTFPGKWIMGGFGLTLLLMIMVCFVSLKNTDEIKSGANRVQQTYQTLNALTNFYGAMTAAESARRGYIFLGSSQDLQRYDNAKADMRSQLQILQQQIHPYGSQEKRLISLNLLVNQRLSLLEQSIELYQKDKKAFLLQNNITVSSVQIREKILNVIAEIKAEEQTHLQDSLEQSKQSIYFRIFIEIFTTFLILIIILGLCIILEKQWIKRERIRELESSLAQEKKIGDLKIQLFSMISHEFRTPLSIILLSSQLLRESLESLVDEQHLKNIFRVQSSAKIMNHILTDILILMRAEAGQLEFKLQVINLENFLFKSSRRFTTFCDKSKYDPISKNWFYF is encoded by the coding sequence ATGACTCAGCAATTAATCAAAAGGACTTTCCCAGGAAAATGGATTATGGGAGGTTTTGGTTTAACCCTGTTGCTGATGATAATGGTCTGTTTTGTTTCGTTGAAGAACACAGATGAAATCAAATCTGGCGCTAACAGGGTGCAGCAAACATATCAAACTCTCAATGCTTTGACAAATTTTTATGGCGCAATGACTGCCGCAGAATCAGCTAGACGAGGATATATTTTTTTAGGTAGTAGTCAGGATTTGCAACGTTATGATAATGCAAAGGCAGATATGCGCTCGCAACTGCAAATATTACAACAACAAATACATCCGTATGGTAGTCAAGAAAAACGATTGATAAGTTTAAATTTATTAGTCAATCAAAGATTATCTCTGTTAGAACAATCTATAGAACTTTACCAAAAAGATAAAAAAGCATTTTTATTACAAAATAATATTACCGTTAGCAGTGTTCAGATTCGAGAAAAAATATTGAATGTTATTGCAGAAATTAAAGCCGAAGAACAAACTCATCTCCAAGATTCATTAGAACAATCCAAACAGAGTATTTATTTCCGGATTTTTATAGAAATTTTTACAACGTTTTTAATTTTAATTATAATTCTTGGTTTATGTATAATTCTGGAAAAACAATGGATTAAACGTGAGCGAATTAGAGAATTAGAATCTTCTTTAGCTCAAGAAAAGAAAATAGGTGATTTAAAAATTCAATTATTTTCTATGATTTCTCATGAATTCCGGACACCCTTAAGTATAATTCTACTATCATCACAGTTATTAAGAGAAAGCCTCGAAAGTTTAGTAGATGAACAGCACTTAAAGAATATTTTTCGTGTTCAATCTTCTGCTAAAATCATGAATCATATATTAACGGATATATTAATTTTAATGCGAGCCGAAGCAGGTCAGTTGGAGTTTAAATTACAAGTAATAAATTTAGAAAATTTTTTGTTTAAATCTAGTAGAAGATTTACAACTTTTTGCGACAAAAGCAAATATGATCCGATTTCAAAAAATTGGTTCTATTTTTAA
- a CDS encoding response regulator transcription factor, with translation MRILVVEDDIQLAEVLAEALNRRQYVVDIAKDGEAAWNSTQSMKYDLIVLDITLPKLDGIKFCHQLRTVGINNAAHRNATIPVLMLTARDTVADKIAGLDAGADDYVAKPFDLEELMARIRALLRRGSSSSTVNLLWEKLYLNPSTYEATYDGYPLSLTLKEYAILELLVANGRRVLSRSSIIEQVWSVDESPVEETIRSHIRCIRQKLKALGAAENFIETVHGLGYRLK, from the coding sequence ATGCGGATTTTAGTAGTTGAAGATGATATTCAACTCGCAGAAGTACTAGCAGAAGCACTCAACCGACGGCAATATGTAGTGGATATTGCTAAAGATGGAGAAGCAGCTTGGAACTCTACACAATCCATGAAATATGATTTGATAGTTCTGGATATAACCTTGCCTAAACTAGATGGAATTAAGTTTTGTCACCAGTTACGTACTGTCGGCATAAACAATGCTGCACATCGTAATGCAACTATACCAGTGTTAATGTTAACAGCCCGTGATACCGTAGCTGACAAGATTGCTGGGTTAGATGCTGGTGCAGATGATTATGTAGCCAAACCATTTGATTTAGAAGAGTTAATGGCTAGGATTCGTGCATTACTTAGACGAGGTAGTTCCAGCAGCACAGTGAATCTGTTATGGGAAAAATTGTACCTAAATCCCAGCACCTATGAAGCTACTTACGATGGCTATCCCCTATCATTAACTCTCAAAGAATATGCAATTTTAGAATTACTGGTTGCTAATGGTAGACGAGTACTAAGTCGTTCTAGCATTATTGAACAAGTTTGGTCAGTTGATGAATCGCCTGTTGAAGAAACAATTAGATCCCATATTAGGTGTATTCGACAAAAGCTGAAGGCGTTAGGTGCAGCAGAAAACTTTATTGAAACTGTTCATGGACTAGGGTATCGCTTGAAATAG
- a CDS encoding peroxidase family protein: MNSPKVKGSKDKALLKKKILSVLAIAITAIFSIGVIVGGFLDREVKAQSVDATLPSRFGRMFRNLPPFAPPSPIVKNALMEMGKPGGILDAKDNLAAGPIALITDPTLNVNNPNNPTHTAGTTFMSQFLDLDITFDTTSRLGQVTPPVSATNSRTAAFDLDNIYGSGPIGSPNLYDLKDPIKLKLESGGLFEDLPRDANNRAIIADPRGDQHLIISGLVTAFYSFHNHLVDLVRSQSPNISDDDVFRQARQLTTWHYQWTILHEFLPLVVGQDMVNDILKNGRKFYNPLPNRGFIPVEFQIGYRIGHSMIRPSYRANLAGDNGKPFFAFIFDPSQEGKPDPDDLRGRARAARRFIGWQTFFDFGDNQVRPNKLIDTKISSPLFNLPLQTIGSGTPPTSLIQRNLLRHLTWLLPSGQSIAQKMGVPVLSKYDLAELRSIYPTFDTSTPLWYYILKEAELKEKGLHLGQVGGRIVGEVIIGLLQVDPNSYLNVNPSWVPTLPTKTGKPQDFRMTDLLTFAGVAPVSRGQ, encoded by the coding sequence ATGAATAGCCCAAAAGTTAAAGGCTCAAAAGATAAAGCACTTTTGAAAAAGAAAATCCTTTCTGTGTTAGCGATCGCTATTACTGCTATTTTTTCTATCGGTGTGATAGTGGGTGGTTTTCTTGATAGAGAAGTGAAAGCACAGTCTGTTGATGCGACTCTACCCAGTAGATTCGGCCGGATGTTTCGTAATCTACCACCCTTTGCGCCACCCAGCCCGATTGTTAAAAATGCTCTGATGGAAATGGGCAAACCAGGGGGTATCTTAGATGCTAAAGACAATTTAGCCGCAGGGCCAATAGCCCTGATCACTGATCCTACTCTCAACGTTAACAATCCCAACAACCCTACCCATACAGCTGGTACAACCTTTATGTCCCAGTTTTTGGATCTTGACATAACCTTTGATACGACATCTCGACTAGGGCAAGTAACACCTCCAGTCTCGGCAACGAACTCTCGAACCGCAGCCTTTGACCTTGATAATATCTACGGTTCTGGGCCGATAGGTTCGCCAAATCTATACGACCTTAAAGATCCAATTAAGCTGAAACTTGAAAGTGGCGGCTTGTTTGAGGATTTACCGAGAGACGCAAACAATCGAGCGATTATTGCAGACCCACGCGGTGATCAGCATTTAATTATCAGTGGGTTGGTAACTGCGTTCTATAGCTTTCACAACCATCTGGTGGATTTGGTTAGATCCCAGTCTCCTAATATCTCGGACGATGATGTTTTTCGTCAGGCTCGTCAATTGACCACATGGCACTACCAATGGACAATCCTCCATGAATTTTTGCCACTGGTAGTTGGTCAGGATATGGTGAATGACATATTAAAAAATGGGCGTAAATTTTATAATCCCTTGCCAAATAGAGGATTTATCCCAGTTGAGTTCCAAATTGGTTATCGTATCGGTCACAGTATGATCCGGCCTTCTTACCGAGCCAACTTGGCTGGTGACAATGGCAAGCCCTTCTTTGCATTCATTTTCGATCCTTCTCAAGAGGGAAAACCTGATCCAGATGACCTCCGCGGTCGAGCAAGAGCAGCACGACGCTTTATTGGATGGCAGACATTCTTCGACTTTGGAGATAATCAAGTCAGACCGAATAAATTAATCGATACGAAAATTTCTAGCCCACTGTTTAACTTGCCACTTCAGACTATTGGTTCAGGTACTCCTCCGACTTCACTTATCCAACGTAACCTGCTCCGACACCTAACTTGGCTACTACCATCTGGTCAAAGCATCGCTCAGAAGATGGGTGTACCCGTACTAAGTAAGTACGACTTGGCCGAGCTTCGGAGTATTTACCCTACCTTCGACACCTCCACACCACTTTGGTACTACATCCTCAAAGAAGCTGAACTGAAAGAAAAAGGCTTACATCTAGGCCAAGTGGGCGGTCGGATTGTTGGTGAGGTAATTATCGGTCTGCTTCAGGTTGACCCAAATTCTTATCTCAATGTAAATCCGTCTTGGGTGCCGACTTTACCAACTAAAACAGGCAAACCTCAAGATTTTCGGATGACTGATTTGTTAACTTTTGCTGGTGTAGCTCCAGTTAGTCGTGGTCAGTGA